One genomic window of Vibrio natriegens NBRC 15636 = ATCC 14048 = DSM 759 includes the following:
- the choW gene encoding choline ABC transporter permease subunit, with translation MNIITDNKLPLGQWMETGVDWLTINASGFFDTISITLETIIMFVVDIFKWMPPAAPIIMTAAIAWFLHRSIPLVVFVVLALLAILNLGYWQEMLETFVLVFAATTISVLIGVPLGIMAAHRPWLYTLLRPILDLMQTVPTFVYLIPTLVLFGLGIVPGLISTIIFAIAAPIRLTYLGIIKVPEELLEAGKAFGASRMKLLFKVELPAALPSIMAGVTQCIMLSLSMVVIAALVGADGLGKPVVRALNTVNISQGFEAGLAIVLVAIILDRLCKAPNQKEA, from the coding sequence GTGAATATTATTACGGACAACAAACTACCATTAGGGCAGTGGATGGAAACGGGTGTTGATTGGTTAACCATCAATGCGTCTGGGTTCTTTGATACTATCTCAATTACACTTGAAACCATCATTATGTTTGTGGTGGATATTTTCAAATGGATGCCACCTGCGGCTCCAATCATTATGACGGCGGCAATCGCGTGGTTCCTACATCGTAGTATTCCTCTTGTTGTATTTGTCGTGCTTGCGTTACTCGCGATTCTCAACCTTGGCTATTGGCAAGAGATGCTGGAAACCTTTGTCCTTGTTTTTGCTGCGACGACGATTTCCGTATTAATTGGTGTGCCTTTAGGAATTATGGCTGCGCATCGTCCTTGGTTATATACATTACTCAGACCGATTCTGGACTTGATGCAAACCGTACCAACGTTTGTATACCTGATCCCGACACTGGTTCTGTTTGGTTTAGGTATCGTACCGGGGCTTATCTCAACCATTATCTTCGCCATTGCGGCTCCAATTCGATTGACTTATCTGGGCATCATTAAAGTGCCGGAAGAGTTGTTGGAAGCAGGTAAAGCGTTTGGTGCAAGCCGTATGAAACTGCTGTTTAAGGTGGAGTTACCTGCGGCATTACCAAGCATCATGGCAGGCGTGACGCAATGTATCATGCTGTCTCTTTCAATGGTGGTTATTGCGGCGCTAGTGGGTGCTGACGGTTTAGGTAAGCCGGTTGTACGTGCGCTAAACACCGTAAACATCTCACAAGGTTTTGAAGCAGGATTAGCGATTGTTCTTGTGGCAATCATCCTCGATCGCTTGTGTAAAGCACCAAACCAGAAGGAGGCGTAA
- a CDS encoding choline ABC transporter substrate-binding protein, with protein MSKMTKIVSTIALSTLATGAYANQCETVRFADVGWTDITATTAVTSEILKGLGYKTKTDLLSVPVTYSSMANGDIDIFLGNWMPTMEGDIAKYRDAGTVETVKANLVGAKYTLAVPKYVYDSGVTSFADLVKHADKFKDRIYGIEPGNDGNRLIQSMIDSDAFGLKGFSLIESSEAGMVSQVSRAVRRNQWIVYLGWAPHPMNNNVEMEYLSGGDDFFGPNYGGANVYTNVRKNYLSECPNVGQLVKNLEFSLEMENELMEAILNQKQKPSKAAQAWLNANQDQIEAWLKDVKTVDGQDAQAAITAYLKTNA; from the coding sequence ATGTCTAAGATGACGAAAATTGTATCAACTATCGCGTTAAGTACCTTAGCAACCGGTGCTTACGCAAATCAGTGTGAAACCGTTCGATTTGCTGATGTAGGTTGGACAGACATTACAGCAACAACCGCCGTTACTTCAGAAATACTAAAAGGGTTAGGGTACAAGACCAAGACAGATCTGCTTTCTGTACCTGTAACTTACTCATCAATGGCCAATGGTGACATTGATATTTTCCTGGGCAACTGGATGCCAACAATGGAAGGCGATATCGCCAAATACCGCGATGCTGGCACCGTCGAAACCGTTAAAGCGAACCTTGTCGGAGCTAAGTACACGCTTGCGGTACCAAAATACGTTTATGACTCGGGCGTAACGAGCTTTGCTGACCTGGTAAAACATGCTGACAAGTTTAAAGACCGCATTTATGGCATCGAACCAGGTAACGATGGTAACCGCTTAATTCAATCTATGATCGACAGCGATGCATTTGGTTTAAAAGGTTTCAGCCTTATCGAATCGAGTGAAGCAGGCATGGTGTCACAAGTTTCGCGCGCAGTGCGTCGTAACCAGTGGATTGTTTACCTGGGTTGGGCTCCGCACCCGATGAACAACAATGTTGAGATGGAATATCTTTCAGGCGGTGATGACTTCTTCGGCCCAAATTACGGTGGCGCGAATGTCTACACAAACGTACGTAAAAACTACCTTTCTGAGTGTCCAAATGTAGGTCAACTAGTGAAAAACCTAGAGTTCAGCCTAGAAATGGAAAACGAGTTAATGGAAGCGATTCTTAACCAGAAGCAAAAGCCATCGAAAGCGGCACAAGCGTGGTTAAACGCGAATCAAGATCAAATCGAAGCGTGGCTTAAGGATGTGAAAACGGTCGATGGCCAGGATGCACAGGCAGCGATCACAGCGTACCTAAAAACAAACGCTTAA
- a CDS encoding slipin family protein, which yields MLLYTVSVILVLLIALATQIFKVLREYERGVIFFLGRFQEVKGPGLIILIPFIQQMVRVDLRTVVLDVPTQDLITKDNVSVRVNAVVYFRVVDPQMAINNIESYSEATSQLAQTTLRSVLGQHELDELLSERERLNKDLQSILDQQTDDWGIKIATVEVKHVDLNESMVRALARQAEAERNRRAKIIHATGELEASNKLKEAAQMLNEAPNALQLRYMQTLTEITTDKTSTIIFPMPINLVEAVQDIAKAVNKDKEKKEQ from the coding sequence ATGTTGCTCTACACTGTTTCTGTAATCCTGGTTCTGTTGATCGCACTAGCGACACAAATTTTCAAAGTTCTGCGCGAGTACGAACGTGGCGTAATTTTCTTCTTGGGTCGATTTCAAGAGGTAAAAGGCCCTGGCCTGATCATCTTGATTCCCTTTATCCAACAAATGGTGCGCGTAGACCTGCGAACTGTCGTTCTCGACGTCCCGACACAAGACCTTATAACGAAAGATAATGTGTCTGTTCGCGTAAATGCTGTAGTCTATTTTCGCGTCGTCGATCCGCAAATGGCCATCAACAATATTGAGAGCTACAGCGAGGCGACCAGTCAGTTAGCGCAAACAACGCTTCGTTCAGTATTAGGTCAGCATGAGCTAGATGAGCTCCTTTCCGAGCGAGAGCGACTCAATAAAGATTTGCAGTCCATCCTCGATCAACAAACGGATGACTGGGGGATTAAAATAGCCACCGTTGAAGTTAAACATGTCGATTTGAATGAAAGTATGGTTCGAGCGCTTGCTCGTCAAGCCGAGGCGGAGCGTAATCGTCGTGCAAAAATCATCCATGCGACTGGTGAATTAGAAGCGTCTAACAAGTTAAAAGAAGCGGCACAAATGCTAAATGAAGCACCAAATGCCTTGCAATTGCGCTATATGCAAACGCTAACTGAAATTACCACAGATAAAACTTCGACAATTATTTTCCCGATGCCAATTAATTTAGTTGAAGCGGTACAAGATATTGCGAAAGCAGTGAATAAGGACAAAGAAAAGAAAGAGCAATGA
- the choV gene encoding choline ABC transporter ATP-binding protein: protein MDAITIENLDVVFGQQQTQALNLLDQGKSRQEIIDETGQVVGVDNVSLSVKQGEICVLMGLSGSGKSSLLRTVNGLNNISRGSLKIKDGDDMVELANCDEQTLRHLRTHRVSMVFQKFALMPWLSVLDNVAFGLEMQGIGKAERREKARAQLEMVGLSEWENKFPHELSGGMQQRVGLARAFSMDTDILLMDEPFSALDPLIRAQLQDELILLQEKLNKTILFVSHDLDEALKIGNNIAIMESGKLIQHGKPEQIILTPENDYVADFVAHTNPLNVLKGRSLMQSCDALVRQEERVLICADKDIWVSQDPKGLRLIDTDKLLILWDSESSNLDDVKENTLVQVSPDISMREAIELKQRSNQPLLMVEDNQLVGILSDNELYNALLGNFRSDKVA from the coding sequence ATGGACGCAATTACTATTGAAAACCTTGATGTGGTTTTTGGTCAACAGCAAACGCAAGCGCTGAACCTGCTAGACCAAGGTAAATCGCGACAAGAAATTATCGATGAAACTGGTCAGGTCGTCGGGGTTGATAACGTATCATTGAGCGTTAAACAGGGTGAAATTTGTGTACTGATGGGCCTGTCGGGCTCGGGTAAATCCAGCTTACTTCGCACCGTGAACGGGTTAAATAACATTTCCCGTGGTTCACTGAAAATCAAAGATGGTGACGACATGGTGGAACTCGCGAACTGTGATGAACAGACGCTTCGCCATTTACGTACTCATCGTGTTTCTATGGTATTTCAGAAGTTCGCTTTGATGCCTTGGTTATCGGTCTTAGATAACGTGGCGTTTGGACTGGAGATGCAAGGCATTGGCAAAGCTGAGCGTCGTGAAAAAGCACGTGCACAGTTAGAAATGGTGGGATTGTCAGAGTGGGAAAACAAGTTTCCTCATGAGCTTTCTGGCGGTATGCAGCAGCGTGTTGGCTTGGCTCGCGCCTTTTCGATGGACACTGACATCTTATTGATGGATGAACCGTTTTCAGCACTTGACCCATTAATTCGTGCGCAGCTTCAGGATGAACTGATTTTGCTCCAAGAGAAGCTGAATAAAACGATATTATTTGTAAGTCATGACTTGGATGAAGCACTTAAAATTGGTAACAACATTGCCATTATGGAATCGGGCAAACTGATTCAGCATGGAAAGCCAGAACAGATCATTCTGACACCAGAAAACGATTATGTGGCGGACTTCGTGGCACATACTAACCCGTTAAACGTGCTTAAAGGCCGTTCTTTAATGCAGTCATGTGATGCTCTGGTACGTCAAGAAGAACGTGTTCTCATCTGTGCTGATAAAGACATTTGGGTGTCGCAAGATCCGAAAGGATTGAGGTTAATTGATACTGATAAGCTGTTGATCCTTTGGGATAGCGAATCATCGAACCTTGATGATGTGAAAGAAAATACGTTGGTTCAGGTTAGCCCGGATATCAGTATGCGTGAAGCGATAGAGCTTAAGCAGCGCAGTAACCAGCCTTTATTGATGGTTGAAGATAACCAGTTGGTCGGCATATTGAGCGACAATGAGTTGTACAATGCACTACTGGGTAACTTCAGGTCAGATAAAGTGGCTTGA